From Sphingomonas bisphenolicum, one genomic window encodes:
- a CDS encoding GMC family oxidoreductase, with protein MSDSFDYIVIGSGSAGSLMANRLSADPANRVVLIEAGPSDRKWPVNLKTAMPVGNIFLLPHEKYNWKQSLSGNAAVNNRQINFPRGKLFGGCSAINGGVYIRGQKADYEAWAAEGNTGWSYDDVLPAFKAVENYAGPDKPWHGKGGELDVQKPKSWNPVSAAIVDAATQAGHHRNDDFAGDRQDGFGRYDLNQRNGTRLSSARAFLHPALKRPNLTILDETLVRRILFDRGRAIGLEIEKDGARRTIGAKREIILCAGATNSPQLLMLSGIGPQAHLREMGINVVHHLPGVGQHLQDHPTVHVAMENPTAESYAVSARVLPRILFSPIKYLFKREGMLASNVAEAGGFLCTDGSGRPDIQITFLAGLKLDARSVPRRHGYMGLIQLLRPKSAGSVRLASNRPEDKPVIDPNFFADPYDMKTLIAGFREARRIFAQPALAAMTGAEIEPGIQHQSDAEIDAALRKIVNTAYHPTGTCKMGPDSDPMAVVDARLRVRGVSGLRVVDASVMPAIISGNTSAPTMMIAQRAARFILEDAITSNIAA; from the coding sequence ATGAGCGACAGTTTCGACTATATCGTGATCGGCTCCGGCTCGGCCGGCAGCCTGATGGCCAACCGCCTGTCCGCCGACCCGGCCAACCGCGTCGTCCTGATCGAGGCCGGACCGTCCGACAGGAAATGGCCCGTCAACCTCAAGACCGCCATGCCCGTCGGCAACATCTTCCTGCTGCCGCACGAAAAATATAACTGGAAACAGTCGCTCTCCGGCAACGCGGCCGTCAACAACCGCCAAATCAATTTTCCCCGCGGCAAGCTGTTCGGCGGCTGCAGCGCCATCAATGGCGGCGTCTATATTCGCGGGCAGAAGGCGGATTACGAAGCCTGGGCGGCGGAGGGCAACACAGGCTGGTCCTATGACGACGTCCTTCCCGCCTTCAAGGCGGTCGAAAATTATGCCGGCCCCGACAAGCCCTGGCATGGCAAGGGCGGCGAACTGGACGTGCAGAAGCCCAAAAGCTGGAACCCGGTCAGCGCCGCCATCGTGGACGCCGCCACGCAGGCGGGCCATCACCGCAATGACGATTTCGCGGGCGATCGGCAGGACGGCTTTGGCCGCTACGACCTCAACCAGCGCAACGGCACCCGCCTGTCGAGCGCCCGCGCCTTCCTCCATCCCGCACTCAAGCGCCCGAACCTCACCATCCTCGACGAAACCCTGGTTCGCCGCATCCTGTTCGATCGCGGCCGCGCAATCGGGCTGGAGATCGAGAAGGACGGCGCGCGCCGCACGATCGGCGCGAAGCGGGAGATCATCCTGTGCGCCGGCGCGACCAATTCGCCGCAACTGCTGATGCTGTCGGGCATCGGTCCGCAGGCCCATCTGCGCGAGATGGGGATCAATGTCGTCCATCACCTCCCCGGCGTCGGCCAGCATTTGCAGGATCATCCGACCGTTCATGTCGCGATGGAAAACCCCACCGCGGAATCCTACGCCGTCTCGGCCAGGGTGCTGCCGCGCATCCTGTTCAGCCCGATCAAATATCTGTTTAAGCGCGAAGGGATGCTGGCCTCCAACGTCGCGGAAGCCGGCGGCTTCCTCTGCACCGACGGCAGCGGCCGCCCCGATATCCAGATCACCTTCCTTGCGGGTCTGAAGCTCGACGCCCGCTCGGTTCCCCGCCGCCACGGCTATATGGGCCTGATCCAGTTGCTGCGCCCCAAAAGCGCCGGCTCGGTGCGCCTGGCGAGCAACCGGCCGGAGGACAAGCCGGTGATCGATCCCAATTTCTTCGCCGATCCCTATGACATGAAGACGCTGATCGCCGGTTTCCGCGAAGCCCGCCGCATCTTCGCCCAGCCCGCGCTGGCTGCCATGACCGGCGCGGAGATCGAACCGGGCATCCAGCACCAGAGCGACGCGGAGATCGACGCCGCCCTGCGCAAGATCGTCAACACCGCCTATCACCCGACCGGCACCTGCAAAATGGGACCGGACAGCGACCCGATGGCGGTCGTGGACGCCCGCCTGCGCGTGCGCGGCGTATCCGGCCTGCGCGTCGTCGACGCGTCTGTCATGCCGGCGATCATCAGCGGCAACACCTCCGCCCCCACCATGATGATCGCGCAGCGCGCCGCCCGCTTCATCCTGGAAGATGCCATTACCTCGAATATCGCCGCCTGA
- a CDS encoding aldehyde dehydrogenase family protein, translating to MLIGGQRVPALSGKRFETRNPATGELLATIAQGGAEDVDRAVKAARAAFEGPWRRMKPVERQRIMLRLADLVEAHYEELAMLDTLDLGAPYSRTIMGKARAGALLRYYAGQAMLITGDTIDNNAPGDVLSHTLKEPIGVVAAINPWNGPIGMSVWKAGPVLATGCTLVMKPAEQTPLSALRFGELCLEAGVPEGVINVVTGLGDAGAALSSHPDVDKIAFTGSTGVGEKILHAAAPTMKRVTVELGGKSPNIVFADADLDKAVPAAAMAVFANAGQICSAGTRLFVQSPIHDEFMERLAAFTRTIKVGDPLDPTTQMGPVVSAPQMDKILAFIDGASTEGARPLTGGARMSGAGYDAGYFIEPTIFTHVADDMTIAREEIFGPVLSAFTFDTVQEVLARANATEFGLGSGVWTRDLGTAHRMARGIRAGSVWVNCYQMLDPAVPFGGYKMSGFGRESGPHHIEDYLETKAVWINLD from the coding sequence ATGCTGATCGGCGGCCAGCGCGTCCCGGCCCTGTCGGGCAAGCGCTTCGAAACCCGCAACCCCGCCACCGGCGAGCTGCTCGCCACGATCGCGCAGGGCGGCGCCGAAGATGTGGACCGCGCGGTCAAGGCCGCCCGCGCCGCGTTCGAAGGGCCATGGCGCCGCATGAAGCCGGTCGAGCGCCAGCGCATCATGCTGCGCCTCGCCGATCTGGTCGAAGCGCATTATGAAGAGCTGGCGATGCTCGACACGCTCGACCTCGGCGCGCCCTACAGCCGCACCATCATGGGCAAGGCCCGCGCCGGCGCGCTGCTGCGCTATTATGCGGGCCAGGCGATGCTCATCACTGGCGACACGATCGACAATAATGCCCCCGGCGATGTCCTGTCCCACACGCTCAAGGAACCGATCGGCGTGGTTGCGGCGATCAATCCCTGGAACGGCCCGATCGGCATGTCGGTGTGGAAGGCCGGCCCGGTCCTCGCCACGGGCTGCACCCTGGTCATGAAGCCCGCCGAACAGACGCCCCTGTCCGCACTCCGTTTCGGCGAGCTTTGCCTGGAAGCCGGCGTGCCCGAAGGCGTCATCAACGTCGTCACCGGGCTGGGCGACGCGGGCGCGGCGCTCTCCAGCCACCCGGACGTCGACAAGATCGCCTTCACCGGCTCCACAGGCGTCGGCGAGAAAATCCTCCACGCCGCCGCCCCGACGATGAAGCGCGTCACCGTCGAACTGGGCGGCAAATCGCCCAACATCGTCTTCGCCGACGCCGATCTCGACAAGGCCGTGCCAGCCGCCGCCATGGCGGTCTTCGCCAACGCCGGCCAGATTTGCAGCGCGGGCACCCGCCTGTTCGTGCAAAGTCCGATCCATGACGAATTCATGGAGCGCCTCGCCGCCTTCACCAGGACGATCAAGGTCGGCGATCCGCTTGACCCCACCACCCAGATGGGACCGGTCGTCTCCGCGCCCCAGATGGACAAGATCCTCGCCTTCATCGACGGTGCCAGCACCGAGGGCGCCCGCCCCCTGACCGGCGGCGCACGGATGAGCGGCGCGGGCTATGACGCGGGCTATTTCATCGAACCGACCATCTTCACCCATGTCGCCGACGACATGACGATCGCGCGGGAAGAGATTTTCGGCCCCGTCCTCTCCGCCTTCACCTTCGACACGGTGCAGGAGGTATTGGCCCGCGCCAATGCCACCGAATTTGGTCTGGGCAGCGGCGTATGGACACGCGACCTCGGCACCGCCCATCGCATGGCGCGTGGCATCCGCGCGGGATCGGTCTGGGTCAACTGCTACCAGATGCTCGACCCCGCCGTCCCCTTTGGCGGCTACAAGATGAGCGGCTTCGGCCGCGAATCCGGGCCTCACCATATCGAGGATTATCTGGAGACCAAGGCGGTCTGGATCAACCTGGACTAA
- a CDS encoding LysR family transcriptional regulator: MATDPFDLNLRHLRALLAIREHGSITAAADVVSLSQPALTQGLAKLERQFGYTFFERRSGGMVPTPMGEIVIERARAALDHLSQAAKGLSGVFQYPERLMTMTQLRAFLALAEAGSFAAAAHGSSLSQTAVHRAVGDLEQMIGGKLVERRGRAVWLNPAGKRLARGTRLAVAEIVAALADMGLDSGSGSEVISFGALPLARPYLVPAAMARMARSDPRAAFKVLEGSWRELVEPLRDGVIDMIVGALRPYEIADLYQLPLSEDRLVIAAGSQHPLAAVAKPTMAQLARYPWIVAPANSPLREQWEKLFGEGTAPATPIECGSVMIIGRLLTEGDFLTLLSPDQVALQIRSGLLTQIGPPLEGSKRVVGITTRRSWRPTATQRRFLEMLSEAARGERVEGAPPDLRESGWV; encoded by the coding sequence ATGGCGACCGATCCGTTCGACCTCAATCTGCGCCACCTGCGCGCGCTGCTGGCGATCCGCGAACATGGCAGCATCACTGCTGCGGCCGATGTTGTGAGCCTGTCGCAACCAGCGCTGACCCAGGGGCTGGCGAAGCTGGAGCGGCAGTTTGGCTATACGTTTTTCGAGCGAAGATCGGGGGGCATGGTCCCTACGCCGATGGGCGAGATCGTGATCGAGCGTGCGCGTGCGGCGCTGGATCATCTGTCGCAGGCGGCCAAGGGGTTGTCGGGCGTATTCCAATATCCCGAACGACTGATGACGATGACGCAACTGCGTGCCTTTCTGGCGCTGGCGGAAGCGGGGAGTTTCGCCGCGGCGGCGCATGGCAGCAGCCTGTCGCAGACGGCGGTGCATCGCGCAGTCGGCGATCTGGAGCAGATGATCGGCGGCAAGCTGGTCGAGCGGCGCGGGCGGGCAGTGTGGCTCAATCCGGCGGGCAAGCGTCTGGCGCGCGGCACCAGGCTGGCGGTGGCGGAGATCGTCGCGGCGCTGGCCGACATGGGGCTGGACAGCGGCAGCGGCAGCGAGGTGATTTCTTTTGGCGCGCTGCCATTGGCGCGGCCCTATCTGGTGCCGGCAGCGATGGCGCGGATGGCGCGAAGCGATCCGCGTGCGGCGTTCAAGGTGCTGGAGGGGAGCTGGCGCGAACTGGTCGAGCCGTTACGCGATGGCGTGATCGACATGATCGTCGGAGCGCTGCGGCCCTATGAGATCGCCGATCTGTATCAATTGCCGTTGTCGGAGGATCGGCTGGTGATTGCGGCGGGGAGCCAGCATCCGCTCGCCGCGGTAGCGAAGCCGACGATGGCGCAATTGGCGCGCTATCCCTGGATCGTGGCGCCGGCCAATTCGCCGCTACGCGAACAGTGGGAGAAATTGTTCGGTGAGGGGACAGCGCCCGCTACCCCGATCGAATGCGGGTCGGTGATGATTATCGGACGCTTGCTGACGGAGGGGGATTTCCTGACCCTGTTGTCGCCCGATCAGGTCGCGTTGCAGATCCGCAGCGGGTTGCTGACCCAGATCGGTCCGCCGCTCGAGGGCAGCAAGCGCGTAGTGGGGATTACGACGCGCCGGAGCTGGCGGCCGACCGCGACGCAGCGGCGGTTTCTGGAGATGCTGAGCGAGGCCGCCAGGGGTGAACGGGTCGAAGGCGCGCCGCCCGATTTGCGGGAATCGGGCTGGGTATGA
- a CDS encoding acyl-CoA dehydrogenase family protein, with protein MDFELPDDIKEFCDVTRDIVRDLLPHEIEFQETGVVPPIVRQTLVDNGYFGMALPEQYGGLGLGALAQAAVQIELARLPPQFWTELRPLMGPGAKNIMYHASEAQREALLPGMATGEIPIAFALTEPNSGSDPGSMRTTAVRNADGWVINGSKTFISNGKKAKYVIVYAYTDKAAGARGGISAFLMPADTPGFSVTGTIELMGTATPGVFELTFDECQVGPDALIGELGRGFHYALEGLNEGRMNVGATAVGMGEYALELAIEESKQRPAFGGVISDFQAIRHYIATMATDMRAARLILLDACWRYDQGEKRRDLASMAKLFATEAGSRTVDTAVQIFGGTGYCRGFAVERLYRDIRITRIYEGSSEIQKNTIARELLR; from the coding sequence GTGGACTTTGAACTGCCAGACGACATCAAGGAATTTTGTGACGTCACCCGCGACATCGTGCGCGACCTGCTGCCGCATGAAATCGAATTTCAGGAAACCGGCGTGGTTCCGCCGATCGTGCGCCAGACGTTGGTCGACAATGGCTATTTCGGCATGGCGCTGCCCGAACAATATGGCGGCCTGGGGCTGGGCGCTCTCGCGCAAGCCGCGGTGCAGATCGAGCTTGCCCGCCTTCCCCCCCAATTCTGGACCGAACTGCGCCCGCTGATGGGGCCGGGCGCCAAGAATATCATGTATCATGCGTCGGAAGCCCAGCGCGAGGCGCTGCTGCCCGGCATGGCCACCGGCGAGATCCCGATCGCCTTCGCGCTCACCGAACCCAATAGCGGTTCCGATCCGGGCTCGATGCGCACCACCGCCGTCCGCAACGCCGACGGCTGGGTCATCAACGGCAGCAAGACCTTCATCTCGAACGGCAAGAAGGCCAAATATGTCATCGTCTACGCCTATACCGACAAGGCGGCGGGCGCGCGCGGCGGCATCTCCGCCTTCCTGATGCCGGCCGACACGCCCGGCTTTTCCGTCACCGGCACGATCGAGCTGATGGGCACCGCGACGCCGGGCGTCTTCGAACTGACCTTCGACGAATGCCAGGTCGGCCCCGACGCGCTGATCGGCGAACTGGGCCGCGGCTTCCATTATGCGCTCGAAGGACTGAACGAGGGCCGCATGAATGTCGGCGCGACCGCGGTCGGCATGGGCGAATATGCGCTGGAACTGGCGATCGAGGAATCCAAGCAGCGCCCCGCCTTCGGCGGCGTCATCTCCGACTTCCAGGCGATCCGCCACTATATCGCGACGATGGCGACCGACATGCGCGCCGCCCGCCTGATCCTGCTCGACGCCTGCTGGCGCTATGACCAGGGCGAAAAGCGCCGCGACCTCGCCTCTATGGCCAAGCTCTTCGCCACCGAAGCGGGCAGCCGCACGGTCGACACAGCGGTCCAGATCTTCGGCGGCACCGGCTATTGCCGCGGGTTCGCGGTCGAGCGCCTCTATCGCGACATTCGCATCACGCGGATTTATGAAGGCTCGTCGGAAATCCAGAAGAACACGATCGCGCGCGAATTGCTGCGATGA